Proteins from a single region of Ziziphus jujuba cultivar Dongzao chromosome 1, ASM3175591v1:
- the LOC107428401 gene encoding protein LURP-one-related 5 → MNMNGRLAVVGERFCFEEETHLTVHKTSVFFPGDGFIVYDPHGHLLFRFDSYGPDSGPLDELVLMDAAGKCLLTLSRKKPSLHQRWEGFVGERKEDRGPVFGVHRSSIIGRSSVVVEVFGDKGEEYQIEGSYSQRCCTIYKSLSESTSREPTAEIKRKVDPSTHVMLGRDVFALHLKPGFDSAFAMGLVLILDQMFGDDADVDARDVGPTLEDSSA, encoded by the exons ATGAATATGAATGGAAGATTAGCAGTTGTGGGTGAGAGATTTTGTTTTGAAGAAGAAACCCATCTCACAGTGCACAAGACCTCCGTGTTCTTCCCCGGGGATGGCTTCATCGTCTATGACCCTCACGGTCATCTCCTTTTTCGATTCGACTCATATGGCCCTGATTCAGGACCATTAGATGAGCTTGTTCTTATGGATGCTGCTGGCAAGTGCCTCCTCACCCTTTCCCGGaag AAGCCGAGTCTTCATCAACGGTGGGAAGGTTTTGTTGGCGAGAGGAAGGAGGATCGAGGGCCAGTATTTGGTGTGCATAGATCATCAATTATCGGACGGTCAAGCGTTGTGGTGGAGGTTTTCGGTGATAAGGGCGAGGAGTACCAGATCGAAGGTTCTTACTCACAACGGTGCTGTACGATTTACAAATCTCTATCGGAAAGCACATCAAGAGAGCCAACGGCTGAGATTAAAAGGAAGGTGGACCCCTCTACTCATGTGATGCTTGGAAGGGATGTTTTCGCACTACATCTTAAACCTGGGTTTGATAGTGCTTTCGCAATGGGATTGGTGCTTATTCTTGATCAGATGTTCGGCGATGATGCTGATGTTGATGCACGAGATGTGGGTCCTACCTTAGAGGATTCATCTGCTTGA
- the LOC107428309 gene encoding uncharacterized protein LOC107428309 isoform X1 — MPRPGPRPYECVRRAWHSDRHKPMRGSIIQQILRVASDAHSPTTKKNKEWLEKLPIVVLKAEEIMYSKANSEAEYLNPETLWDRANDAINTIIRRDESTETGELLPPCVEAALNLGCIPVKASRSQRHSNPRSYLTPRAQEPVSASTRVLDKTSGERCPQLLPLHSGNQLNFPRAPAMNSALFLSESNTHVKQINNNLTAPRNYPFLLENVPTGHHNLSTATNTNTPINLGSVYPLYYGTQYQSEESRLGPQISGNAHSRTIYVGTPVHASNAERTKQDCFSCKSAENVSNRIGQEDIMNTQEKPREPECDLSLSLGLISHHPCMNTEKSLACETEDVGSSSSQEGGKMSEMSPTISKEFCFFPSKTAYDPFESTSRMWNSEGEGQNLEATLRKRKAPFSRNEEDEQFCWQPDVSSNWFTGRITGPANEETSKADITANKAPTDTDEAESACGAAAAGLEEVGELGEPEGLGEPEDEILTANFWPCSQCLPTVQMK, encoded by the exons ATGCCAAGGCCAGGCCCAAGACCTTACGAGTGCGTGAGGCGAGCTTGGCACAGCGATAGGCACAAACCCATGAGAGGTTCAATCATTCAGCAGATtctcag GGTTGCCAGTGACGCTCATAGCCCTACAACTAAAAAGAATAAGGAATGGCTAGAGAAGCTACCAATTGTGGTTTTGAAAGCAGAGGAAATCATGTACTCTAAAGCCAATTCcgag GCTGAGTACCTGAACCCAGAAACTCTATGGGATAGAGCAAATGACGCTATTAACACAATCATCCGGAGAGATGAGAGCACTGAAACCGGAGAGCTTTTGCCGCCTTGTGTTGAAG CTGCTCTTAATCTGGGTTGCATTCCGGTGAAAGCTTCAAGAAGCCAACGTCACAGTAACCCAAGGAGTTATCTTACCCCAAGAGCTCAAGAACCTGTGTCAGCATCTACTAGAGTTTTGGATAAAACTAGTGGTGAACGATGCCCTCAGTTATTGCCACTTCACTCAGGGAATCAGTTGAACTTTCCAAGAGCCCCAGCTATGAATTCTGCACTTTTTCTTTCAGAGTCTAACACCCATGTCAAACAAATTAACAACAACCTCACCGCCCCTCGCAATTACCCTTTTTTACTTGAGAATGTTCCCACTGGTCATCATAACCTGTCAACTGCAACCAATACTAATACCCCGATTAACTTGGGTTCGGTGTATCCATTGTATTATGGAACTCAATACCAATCTGAAGAGTCTCGGTTGGGCCCTCAGATTTCTGGAAATGCACATTCTAGGACTATTTATGTTGGCACGCCGGTGCACGCATCAAATGCTGAGCGCACTAAGCAGGATTGTTTCTCCTGTAAAAGTGCCGAAAATGTTTCTAACAGGATTGGTCAAGAAGATATCATGAACACCCAGGAGAAGCCACGAGAGCCAGAGTGTGATTTATCTTTGAGTTTGGGCCTAATCTCACACCACCCATGTATGAACACCGAGAAAAGTTTGGCATGTGAAACAGAAGATGTTGGTTCAAGCAGTTCTCAGGAGGGGGGCAAGATGAGTGAGATGTCGCCTACTATAAGTAAGGAATTCTGTTTCTTTCCAAGCAAGACTGCTTATGATCCCTTTGAATCTACTTCAAGAATGTGGAATTCAGAGGGTGAAGGACAGAATTTGGAGGCCACTCTAAGAAAGCGTAAGGCACCATTTAGTAGGAATGAGGAGGATGAGCAATTTTGTTGGCAACCAGATGTCTCATCCAACTGGTTTACTGGTCGAATTACAGGGCCAG CCAACGAAGAAACAAGTAAGGCGGACATTACTGCAAACAAAGCACCAACAGACACAGACGAAGCCGAATCTGCTTGTGGTGCTGCTGCTGCAGGACTCGAAGAGGTTGGAGAGCTCGGAGAACCTGAAGGGCTTGGAGAACCTGAAGATGAAATTTTGACAGCCAACTTCTGGCCGTGTTCGCAGTGCTTACCCACGGTGCAAATGAAGTAG
- the LOC107428309 gene encoding uncharacterized protein LOC107428309 isoform X2 encodes MPRPGPRPYECVRRAWHSDRHKPMRGSIIQQILRVASDAHSPTTKKNKEWLEKLPIVVLKAEEIMYSKANSEAEYLNPETLWDRANDAINTIIRRDESTETGELLPPCVEAALNLGCIPVKASRSQRHSNPRSYLTPRAQEPVSASTRVLDKTSGERCPQLLPLHSGNQLNFPRAPAMNSALFLSESNTHVKQINNNLTAPRNYPFLLENVPTGHHNLSTATNTNTPINLGSVYPLYYGTQYQSEESRLGPQISGNAHSRTIYVGTPVHASNAERTKQDCFSCKSAENVSNRIGQEDIMNTQEKPREPECDLSLSLGLISHHPCMNTEKSLACETEDVGSSSSQEGGKMSEMSPTISKEFCFFPSKTAYDPFESTSRMWNSEGEGQNLEATLRKRKAPFSRNEEDEQFCWQPDVSSNWFTGRITGPEIGIIMQSNSLDLRQKYSCKNLRFHGLWVKFRKLDQPNFIFFESQRRNK; translated from the exons ATGCCAAGGCCAGGCCCAAGACCTTACGAGTGCGTGAGGCGAGCTTGGCACAGCGATAGGCACAAACCCATGAGAGGTTCAATCATTCAGCAGATtctcag GGTTGCCAGTGACGCTCATAGCCCTACAACTAAAAAGAATAAGGAATGGCTAGAGAAGCTACCAATTGTGGTTTTGAAAGCAGAGGAAATCATGTACTCTAAAGCCAATTCcgag GCTGAGTACCTGAACCCAGAAACTCTATGGGATAGAGCAAATGACGCTATTAACACAATCATCCGGAGAGATGAGAGCACTGAAACCGGAGAGCTTTTGCCGCCTTGTGTTGAAG CTGCTCTTAATCTGGGTTGCATTCCGGTGAAAGCTTCAAGAAGCCAACGTCACAGTAACCCAAGGAGTTATCTTACCCCAAGAGCTCAAGAACCTGTGTCAGCATCTACTAGAGTTTTGGATAAAACTAGTGGTGAACGATGCCCTCAGTTATTGCCACTTCACTCAGGGAATCAGTTGAACTTTCCAAGAGCCCCAGCTATGAATTCTGCACTTTTTCTTTCAGAGTCTAACACCCATGTCAAACAAATTAACAACAACCTCACCGCCCCTCGCAATTACCCTTTTTTACTTGAGAATGTTCCCACTGGTCATCATAACCTGTCAACTGCAACCAATACTAATACCCCGATTAACTTGGGTTCGGTGTATCCATTGTATTATGGAACTCAATACCAATCTGAAGAGTCTCGGTTGGGCCCTCAGATTTCTGGAAATGCACATTCTAGGACTATTTATGTTGGCACGCCGGTGCACGCATCAAATGCTGAGCGCACTAAGCAGGATTGTTTCTCCTGTAAAAGTGCCGAAAATGTTTCTAACAGGATTGGTCAAGAAGATATCATGAACACCCAGGAGAAGCCACGAGAGCCAGAGTGTGATTTATCTTTGAGTTTGGGCCTAATCTCACACCACCCATGTATGAACACCGAGAAAAGTTTGGCATGTGAAACAGAAGATGTTGGTTCAAGCAGTTCTCAGGAGGGGGGCAAGATGAGTGAGATGTCGCCTACTATAAGTAAGGAATTCTGTTTCTTTCCAAGCAAGACTGCTTATGATCCCTTTGAATCTACTTCAAGAATGTGGAATTCAGAGGGTGAAGGACAGAATTTGGAGGCCACTCTAAGAAAGCGTAAGGCACCATTTAGTAGGAATGAGGAGGATGAGCAATTTTGTTGGCAACCAGATGTCTCATCCAACTGGTTTACTGGTCGAATTACAGGGCCAG AAATAGGAATTATCATGCAATCCAACTCCCTTGATCTGAGGCAAAAGTACTCTTGTAAAAATCTTAGATTTCATGGACTATGGGTGAAGTTTAGAAAATTAGACCAGCCAAACTTCATCTTTTTTGAGAG CCAACGAAGAAACAAGTAA
- the LOC107428309 gene encoding uncharacterized protein LOC107428309 isoform X3 — MPRPGPRPYECVRRAWHSDRHKPMRGSIIQQILRVASDAHSPTTKKNKEWLEKLPIVVLKAEEIMYSKANSEAEYLNPETLWDRANDAINTIIRRDESTETGELLPPCVEAALNLGCIPVKASRSQRHSNPRSYLTPRAQEPVSASTRVLDKTSGERCPQLLPLHSGNQLNFPRAPAMNSALFLSESNTHVKQINNNLTAPRNYPFLLENVPTGHHNLSTATNTNTPINLGSVYPLYYGTQYQSEESRLGPQISGNAHSRTIYVGTPVHASNAERTKQDCFSCKSAENVSNRIGQEDIMNTQEKPREPECDLSLSLGLISHHPCMNTEKSLACETEDVGSSSSQEGGKMSEMSPTISKEFCFFPSKTAYDPFESTSRMWNSEGEGQNLEATLRKRKAPFSRNEEDEQFCWQPDVSSNWFTGRITGPG, encoded by the exons ATGCCAAGGCCAGGCCCAAGACCTTACGAGTGCGTGAGGCGAGCTTGGCACAGCGATAGGCACAAACCCATGAGAGGTTCAATCATTCAGCAGATtctcag GGTTGCCAGTGACGCTCATAGCCCTACAACTAAAAAGAATAAGGAATGGCTAGAGAAGCTACCAATTGTGGTTTTGAAAGCAGAGGAAATCATGTACTCTAAAGCCAATTCcgag GCTGAGTACCTGAACCCAGAAACTCTATGGGATAGAGCAAATGACGCTATTAACACAATCATCCGGAGAGATGAGAGCACTGAAACCGGAGAGCTTTTGCCGCCTTGTGTTGAAG CTGCTCTTAATCTGGGTTGCATTCCGGTGAAAGCTTCAAGAAGCCAACGTCACAGTAACCCAAGGAGTTATCTTACCCCAAGAGCTCAAGAACCTGTGTCAGCATCTACTAGAGTTTTGGATAAAACTAGTGGTGAACGATGCCCTCAGTTATTGCCACTTCACTCAGGGAATCAGTTGAACTTTCCAAGAGCCCCAGCTATGAATTCTGCACTTTTTCTTTCAGAGTCTAACACCCATGTCAAACAAATTAACAACAACCTCACCGCCCCTCGCAATTACCCTTTTTTACTTGAGAATGTTCCCACTGGTCATCATAACCTGTCAACTGCAACCAATACTAATACCCCGATTAACTTGGGTTCGGTGTATCCATTGTATTATGGAACTCAATACCAATCTGAAGAGTCTCGGTTGGGCCCTCAGATTTCTGGAAATGCACATTCTAGGACTATTTATGTTGGCACGCCGGTGCACGCATCAAATGCTGAGCGCACTAAGCAGGATTGTTTCTCCTGTAAAAGTGCCGAAAATGTTTCTAACAGGATTGGTCAAGAAGATATCATGAACACCCAGGAGAAGCCACGAGAGCCAGAGTGTGATTTATCTTTGAGTTTGGGCCTAATCTCACACCACCCATGTATGAACACCGAGAAAAGTTTGGCATGTGAAACAGAAGATGTTGGTTCAAGCAGTTCTCAGGAGGGGGGCAAGATGAGTGAGATGTCGCCTACTATAAGTAAGGAATTCTGTTTCTTTCCAAGCAAGACTGCTTATGATCCCTTTGAATCTACTTCAAGAATGTGGAATTCAGAGGGTGAAGGACAGAATTTGGAGGCCACTCTAAGAAAGCGTAAGGCACCATTTAGTAGGAATGAGGAGGATGAGCAATTTTGTTGGCAACCAGATGTCTCATCCAACTGGTTTACTGGTCGAATTACAGGGCCAG GTTAG
- the LOC107428469 gene encoding umecyanin, protein MGSRVMGLIMGCLILVIILSKGGEAVTTYEVGGSLGWVVPPNTTYYKEWAADKTFVVGDSLSFNWTGTHDVAEASKTQYENCEKPSIKFSSSGVLELTKEGPLYFLCTIGDHCNSGQKLEINVSASNSTTPSTPSASPPPPPSASVSAHVYVNALFATTSMLFVYFMA, encoded by the exons ATGGGAAGCCGTGTGATGGGTTTGATTATGGGATGTTTGATCCTTGTGATCATCTTATCCAAGGGTGGAGAAGCAGTGACCACATATGAAGTAGGAGGGTCTCTCGGTTGGGTTGTTCCTCCCAACACCACCTATTACAAAGAGTGGGCTGCCGATAAGACTTTTGTCGTCGGGGACTCTTtaa GCTTCAACTGGACTGGGACCCATGATGTGGCCGAGGCATCAAAGACCCAATACGAGAATTGCGAAAAGCCCAGTATTAAATTCAGTAGCTCAGGAGTTCTGGAACTTACAAAAGAGGGTCCGCTGTACTTCCTTTGCACCATTGGTGATCACTGCAATTCAGGCCAGAAGTTGGAAATCAACGTCAGTGCTTCCAATTCTACAACTCCTTCCACACCGTCGGCGtcgcctcctcctcctccttcggCCTCGGTTTCCGCTCATGTGTACGTAAATGCTTTATTTGCGACAACCTCCATGTTATTTGTGTATTTCATGGCCTGa